Proteins encoded within one genomic window of Solea senegalensis isolate Sse05_10M linkage group LG11, IFAPA_SoseM_1, whole genome shotgun sequence:
- the slc66a1 gene encoding lysosomal amino acid transporter 1 homolog isoform X1, protein MWRRDVSAQRPISCQAQSRLQTCFRVVSSDSPAAFYLFCRGLHFARSAATQQTMRTDGVLTRHAFGWTDNGNFTTICPNGSKWVWEGLGECAQDSRDMASVYLGLLSILCFMMSLLPQYYSSCKNGNMDKALSIWFLLLWLGGDSCNLVGSFLADQLPLQTYTAIYYVVADLLMLGMYFYYKLGNRVVQRRGVVHMVGAACILGFTTNLIHLAGPAAQQEVIPSEFRSRTLLSTTDVHPFKAFTFKEIFGFSIGSVSSVLYLSSRVPQMYTNFKRKSTEGVSYFLFALVILGNSTYGLSVLMKNPDQGQGEKSYIIHHLPWLIGSLGTLSLDVIISFQFIIYRKAAMQADGSHDETAPLMGT, encoded by the exons ATGTGGCGTCGTGACGTTTCAGCGCAGCGACCAATCAGCTGCCAGGCGCAGAGCAGACTTCAGACTTGTTTCCGTGTTGTTTCTTCAGATTCTCCggctgctttttatttgttctgCCGAGGACTTCACTTCGCCCGGTCAGCAGCCACACAG CAGACTATGCGGACAGACGGAGTGCTCACCCGGCATGCCTTTGGATGGACTGATAACGGAAACTTCACCACTATCTGCCCTAACGGTTCCAAATGGGTTTGGGAAGGGCTTGGGGAATGTGCCCAGGATTCAAGGGATATGGCCAGCGTCTACCTGGGCCTCCTGTCCATCCTCTGCTTCATGATGTCCTTACTGCC ACAGTACTATAGCTCGTGCAAAAATGGGAATATGGACAAAGCCCTTTCAATATGGTTCCTGTTACTGTGGTTGGGAGGTGACTCCTGCAACCTGGTGGGCTCCTTCTTGGCGGACCAGCTGCCACTTCAG ACATACACAGCGATTTATTACGTTGTGGCTGATTTACTGATGCTGGGCATGTACTTTTACTACAAACTGGGGAACAGAGTGGTTCAAA GGAGGGGAGTTGTGCACATGGTGGGTGCAGCCTGTATCCTGGGATTTACTACAAACCTCATCCACCTTGCCGGGCCAGCCgctcaacaggaagtgattcccTCTGAGTTCAGAAGTCGCACGTTGCTCTCCACCACTGACGTCCACCCATTCAAG GCTTTCACCTTTAAAGAGATTTTTGGTTTCTCTATCGGCTCAGTGTCGTCAGTCCTGTACCTGTCTTCCAGAGTCCCACAGATGTACACTAAC TTCAAGAGGAAGTCGACAGAGGGAGTATCTTACTTTCTGTTTGCCCTAGTCATCTTGGGAAACAGCACGTATGGCCTGAGTGTGCTAATGAAGAATCCTGATCAGGGTCAAGGCGAGAAAAGCTACATCATCcatcacctgccatggctcatTGGCAGCCTCGGCACCCTCTCTTTAGATGTCATC ATCTCCTTCCAGTTCATAATTTACCGCAAAGCAGCGATGCAGGCGGACGGCAGCCATGATGAGACGGCGCCTCTGATGGGGACCTAA
- the slc66a1 gene encoding lysosomal amino acid transporter 1 homolog isoform X2, translated as MWRRDVSAQRPISCQAQSRLQTCFRVVSSDSPAAFYLFCRGLHFARSAATQTMRTDGVLTRHAFGWTDNGNFTTICPNGSKWVWEGLGECAQDSRDMASVYLGLLSILCFMMSLLPQYYSSCKNGNMDKALSIWFLLLWLGGDSCNLVGSFLADQLPLQTYTAIYYVVADLLMLGMYFYYKLGNRVVQRRGVVHMVGAACILGFTTNLIHLAGPAAQQEVIPSEFRSRTLLSTTDVHPFKAFTFKEIFGFSIGSVSSVLYLSSRVPQMYTNFKRKSTEGVSYFLFALVILGNSTYGLSVLMKNPDQGQGEKSYIIHHLPWLIGSLGTLSLDVIISFQFIIYRKAAMQADGSHDETAPLMGT; from the exons ATGTGGCGTCGTGACGTTTCAGCGCAGCGACCAATCAGCTGCCAGGCGCAGAGCAGACTTCAGACTTGTTTCCGTGTTGTTTCTTCAGATTCTCCggctgctttttatttgttctgCCGAGGACTTCACTTCGCCCGGTCAGCAGCCACACAG ACTATGCGGACAGACGGAGTGCTCACCCGGCATGCCTTTGGATGGACTGATAACGGAAACTTCACCACTATCTGCCCTAACGGTTCCAAATGGGTTTGGGAAGGGCTTGGGGAATGTGCCCAGGATTCAAGGGATATGGCCAGCGTCTACCTGGGCCTCCTGTCCATCCTCTGCTTCATGATGTCCTTACTGCC ACAGTACTATAGCTCGTGCAAAAATGGGAATATGGACAAAGCCCTTTCAATATGGTTCCTGTTACTGTGGTTGGGAGGTGACTCCTGCAACCTGGTGGGCTCCTTCTTGGCGGACCAGCTGCCACTTCAG ACATACACAGCGATTTATTACGTTGTGGCTGATTTACTGATGCTGGGCATGTACTTTTACTACAAACTGGGGAACAGAGTGGTTCAAA GGAGGGGAGTTGTGCACATGGTGGGTGCAGCCTGTATCCTGGGATTTACTACAAACCTCATCCACCTTGCCGGGCCAGCCgctcaacaggaagtgattcccTCTGAGTTCAGAAGTCGCACGTTGCTCTCCACCACTGACGTCCACCCATTCAAG GCTTTCACCTTTAAAGAGATTTTTGGTTTCTCTATCGGCTCAGTGTCGTCAGTCCTGTACCTGTCTTCCAGAGTCCCACAGATGTACACTAAC TTCAAGAGGAAGTCGACAGAGGGAGTATCTTACTTTCTGTTTGCCCTAGTCATCTTGGGAAACAGCACGTATGGCCTGAGTGTGCTAATGAAGAATCCTGATCAGGGTCAAGGCGAGAAAAGCTACATCATCcatcacctgccatggctcatTGGCAGCCTCGGCACCCTCTCTTTAGATGTCATC ATCTCCTTCCAGTTCATAATTTACCGCAAAGCAGCGATGCAGGCGGACGGCAGCCATGATGAGACGGCGCCTCTGATGGGGACCTAA
- the nr1h5 gene encoding nuclear receptor subfamily 1, group H, member 5 has translation MREWTELEMSFSAGGFLSASDGYCSTEQLQYYDMLADPLGFPLQDPDLQLLPYSQQQYSSANLPFSLYSSPPSTTSSPSSSSSSSQFCQPSYHYNSHYLEAPCDPSPNPYCGGLVQGLGAVGLPLGRRSRVGSGGKSRGQDELCVVCGDKASGYHYNALTCEGCKGFFRRSVTKNAVYHCKSGGACEMDMYMRRKCQDCRLRKCRAVGMLAECLLTEVQCQSKRLRKGGKGRGQDEEENTDSRKVSSTSRLPVQALTVSLTQEQKYIVDRMVEAHRLYRAQNNSHIRMFEWPDTEEVDGLCDVVPPHLDRLLLFARTVPGSVQLNPHYLFFHTENRKGSIVADG, from the exons ATGAGAGAGTGGACAGAGTTGGAGATGAGCTTTTCAGCAGGGGGGTTTCTCTCTGCCTCGGATGGTTACTGCTCCACCGAGCAGCTCCAGTACTACG ACATGCTGGCTGACCCACTGGGATTCCCCCTGCAGGACCCTGACCTCCAGCTGCTCCCTTACAGCCAACAACAATACAGCTCAGCCAACTTGCCCTTCTCCCTCTACAGCTCTCCACCCTCCACTACCTCctcaccatcctcctcctcctcctcatcgcaGTTCTGCCAACCCTCGTACCACTACAACTCTCATTACCTGGAAGCCCCCTGTGATCCCAGTCCAAACCCCTACTGCGGGGGTCTGGTTCAGGGGCTCGGAGCAGTTGGACTTCCTCTGGGCCGGAGGTCACGGGTGGGCTCAGGAGGGAAGAGCAGAGGTCAGGACGagctgtgtgtggtgtgtggagATAAAGCATCAGGGTATCACTACAATGCTCTCACCTGTGAGGGATGTAAAG GTTTCTTCAGGCGAAGTGTCACTAAAAACGCCGTGTATCACTGTAAGAGTGGTGGAGCCTGTGAGATGGACATGTACATGAGGAGGAAGTGCCAGGACTGTCGGCTGAGGAAATGCAGAGCTGTGGGAATGCTGGCAGAGT GCCTGTTGACGGAGGTGCAGTGTCAGTCCAAGCGACTGAGGAAAGGAGGTAAAGGCAGAGGACAGGACGAGGAGGAGAACACAGACAGCAGGAAGGTCAGCTCCACCAGCAGACTACCTGTACAG GCTTTGACTGTCAGTTTAACCCAAGAACAGAAGTACATTGTGGACAGGATGGTGGAGGCTCATCGACTGTATAGAGCACAGAACAACAGCCACATTAGA ATGTTTGAGTGGCCAGACACAGAGGAAGTAGATGGACTGTGTGATGTTGTGCCACCTCACCTGGacagactgctgctgtttgccAGGACAGTGCCAG GTTCAGTTCAGTTAAACCCCCATTACCTGTTCTTTCACACTGAGAACAGGAAGGGCAGCATTGTGGCTGACGGTTGA
- the LOC122776905 gene encoding RING finger protein 223, protein MEHTAQVWRVQEIAGELQKKVSVMGQPECSICYNTYDNVFKTPKLLECTHTFCLECLSRLMVVSQADYDSSSGSMRLSCPFCRHPTILSEEGPPALATSREVLCKLPHHQQQEEPVWLEGEKLCYKSSGHSTGLDTPDSPTGFCICIDIGTTKTVDAPIQTQSNTYSLLGRLAEWKRLVLFIVLIVLLIIIVLWPLQCAFTTGNMRCKRETINPMMTTTTATYNPSTRPPRPTE, encoded by the coding sequence ATGGAACACACTGCACAGGTTTGGCGCGTGCAGGAAATAGCTGGGGAGCTACAGAAGAAGGTGTCGGTGATGGGCCAGCCAGAGTGCTCCATCTGCTACAACACTTACGACAATGTCTTTAAAACACCAAAGCTGCTGGAGTGCACCCACACCTTCTGCCTGGAGTGCCTCTCCCGCCTCATGGTTGTCTCACAGGCCGACTAcgacagcagcagtggcagcatgCGCCTCTCCTGCCCCTTCTGCCGCCACCCCACCATTCTCTCCGAGGAGGGACCCCCGGCGTTGGCCACCAGCCGCGAGGTCCTGTGCAAACTTCCCCACCACCAGCAGCAAGAGGAGCCGGTGTGGCTGGAGGGCGAGAAGCTGTGCTACAAAAGCTCCGGGCACAGCACTGGTCTGGACACTCCCGACAGTCCCACGGGCTTCTGCATCTGCATTGATATTGGAACAACCAAGACAGTGGACGCACCAATCcagacacagtcaaacacataTAGCCTGCTGGGCCGGCTGGCAGAATGGAAGAGGCTGGTGCTCTTCATTGTGCTCATTGTGCTGCTCATTATCATCGTGTTGTGGCCTCTACAGTGTGCTTTCACCACAGGAAACATGCGCTGTAAACGAGAAACCATCAACCCCATGATGACTACAACCACCGCTACTTACAACCCTTCCACCAGACCGCCTAGACCCACAGAGTAA
- the slc66a1 gene encoding lysosomal amino acid transporter 1 homolog isoform X3, whose amino-acid sequence MRTDGVLTRHAFGWTDNGNFTTICPNGSKWVWEGLGECAQDSRDMASVYLGLLSILCFMMSLLPQYYSSCKNGNMDKALSIWFLLLWLGGDSCNLVGSFLADQLPLQTYTAIYYVVADLLMLGMYFYYKLGNRVVQRRGVVHMVGAACILGFTTNLIHLAGPAAQQEVIPSEFRSRTLLSTTDVHPFKAFTFKEIFGFSIGSVSSVLYLSSRVPQMYTNFKRKSTEGVSYFLFALVILGNSTYGLSVLMKNPDQGQGEKSYIIHHLPWLIGSLGTLSLDVIISFQFIIYRKAAMQADGSHDETAPLMGT is encoded by the exons ATGCGGACAGACGGAGTGCTCACCCGGCATGCCTTTGGATGGACTGATAACGGAAACTTCACCACTATCTGCCCTAACGGTTCCAAATGGGTTTGGGAAGGGCTTGGGGAATGTGCCCAGGATTCAAGGGATATGGCCAGCGTCTACCTGGGCCTCCTGTCCATCCTCTGCTTCATGATGTCCTTACTGCC ACAGTACTATAGCTCGTGCAAAAATGGGAATATGGACAAAGCCCTTTCAATATGGTTCCTGTTACTGTGGTTGGGAGGTGACTCCTGCAACCTGGTGGGCTCCTTCTTGGCGGACCAGCTGCCACTTCAG ACATACACAGCGATTTATTACGTTGTGGCTGATTTACTGATGCTGGGCATGTACTTTTACTACAAACTGGGGAACAGAGTGGTTCAAA GGAGGGGAGTTGTGCACATGGTGGGTGCAGCCTGTATCCTGGGATTTACTACAAACCTCATCCACCTTGCCGGGCCAGCCgctcaacaggaagtgattcccTCTGAGTTCAGAAGTCGCACGTTGCTCTCCACCACTGACGTCCACCCATTCAAG GCTTTCACCTTTAAAGAGATTTTTGGTTTCTCTATCGGCTCAGTGTCGTCAGTCCTGTACCTGTCTTCCAGAGTCCCACAGATGTACACTAAC TTCAAGAGGAAGTCGACAGAGGGAGTATCTTACTTTCTGTTTGCCCTAGTCATCTTGGGAAACAGCACGTATGGCCTGAGTGTGCTAATGAAGAATCCTGATCAGGGTCAAGGCGAGAAAAGCTACATCATCcatcacctgccatggctcatTGGCAGCCTCGGCACCCTCTCTTTAGATGTCATC ATCTCCTTCCAGTTCATAATTTACCGCAAAGCAGCGATGCAGGCGGACGGCAGCCATGATGAGACGGCGCCTCTGATGGGGACCTAA